A genomic region of Zea mays cultivar B73 chromosome 6, Zm-B73-REFERENCE-NAM-5.0, whole genome shotgun sequence contains the following coding sequences:
- the LOC109939223 gene encoding uncharacterized protein isoform X1, producing MGKQAAALGFQAFFCGLLMAAMVCSAVVSETVSKIVSSLLAKDDGKSSAAENIERLEMAHIKMESALHMAEKWQVTDVPLLRWRSKLKRAAEECDGALRRCKQRALEEEEIRQSSFPKRIAHATKSFISSFPAAGASRDETSSGSSDVRRFERFADSSHEFLKFVEVGGTPWKYTFFNPLIGHLLAGKSMKYHAVHMNSSRGLYLGFMLRLSESTDILGVIIRCLQSVTPRLKPTAECVKRELIQLPTQDFSWLPYGLHTKNEYWNNVHCSLTQWYRPNPLCCNEHKNNNNLITSSVIGSTFPEEVIVVHLHCSARSRYLIIVNSSGQN from the exons ATGGGGAAGCAGGCCGCGGCTTTGGGCTTCCAG GCTTTTTTCTGCGGATTGTTGATGGCGGCGATGGTGTGCTCTGCTGTCGTTAGCGAAACAGTGAGTAAGATCGTCTCAAGCCTCCTCGCTAAGGATGATGGCAAGTCCAGTGCAGCAGAAAACATAGAAAGGCTGGAGATGGCACACATCAAGATGGAGTCCGCGCTGCACATGGCTGAAAAATGGCAGGTCACTGATGTGCCGCTGCTAAGGTGGCGGAGCAAGCTGAAGCGCGCCGCAGAGGAGTGTGACGGCGCTCTGCGGAGGTGCAAGCAGCGCGCCCTGGAAGAGGAAGAGATCCGGCAGTCCTCGTTTCCCAAACGGATTGCTCATGCTACCAAGTCATTTATCTCGTCTTTCCCCGCCGCCGGCGCTAGCAGAGATGAGACAAGCTCAGGCAGTAGCGATGTCCGGAGATTCGAGAGGTTTGCAGACAGTTCACATGAATTCCTCAAGTTCGTCGAGGTCGGTGGAACCCCCTGGAAGTACACGTTCTTCAACCCTCTCATCGGCCATCTTCTTGCAGGGAAATCTATGAAGTACCACGCAGTTCACATGAATTCCTCAAGGGGTTTATATCTTGGCTTCATGCTGCGGCTCTCTGAAAGCACTGACATACTCGGCGTCATCATCAGGTGCTTGCAGTCAGTCACGCCGCGGTTGAAGCCTACCGCAGAATGTGTCAAGAGAGAGCTCATTCAGCTGCCTACGCAAGATTTCTCCTGGTTGCCGTATGGTCTCCATACCAAAAATGAGTACTGGAACAACGTCCACTGCAGTTTGACTCAGTGGTATCGTCCAAACCCTCTTTGTTGCAACGAGCACAAGAACAACAACAACTTGATCACCTCCTCTGTTATTGGTAGCACATTTCCGGAGGAGGTTATTGTGGTACACCTGCACTGCAGTGCCAGGTCTCGGTATCTTATTATCGTCAATTCGTCAGGACAAAACTAA
- the LOC109939223 gene encoding uncharacterized protein isoform X2 — MAAMVCSAVVSETVSKIVSSLLAKDDGKSSAAENIERLEMAHIKMESALHMAEKWQVTDVPLLRWRSKLKRAAEECDGALRRCKQRALEEEEIRQSSFPKRIAHATKSFISSFPAAGASRDETSSGSSDVRRFERFADSSHEFLKFVEVGGTPWKYTFFNPLIGHLLAGKSMKYHAVHMNSSRGLYLGFMLRLSESTDILGVIIRCLQSVTPRLKPTAECVKRELIQLPTQDFSWLPYGLHTKNEYWNNVHCSLTQWYRPNPLCCNEHKNNNNLITSSVIGSTFPEEVIVVHLHCSARSRYLIIVNSSGQN; from the coding sequence ATGGCGGCGATGGTGTGCTCTGCTGTCGTTAGCGAAACAGTGAGTAAGATCGTCTCAAGCCTCCTCGCTAAGGATGATGGCAAGTCCAGTGCAGCAGAAAACATAGAAAGGCTGGAGATGGCACACATCAAGATGGAGTCCGCGCTGCACATGGCTGAAAAATGGCAGGTCACTGATGTGCCGCTGCTAAGGTGGCGGAGCAAGCTGAAGCGCGCCGCAGAGGAGTGTGACGGCGCTCTGCGGAGGTGCAAGCAGCGCGCCCTGGAAGAGGAAGAGATCCGGCAGTCCTCGTTTCCCAAACGGATTGCTCATGCTACCAAGTCATTTATCTCGTCTTTCCCCGCCGCCGGCGCTAGCAGAGATGAGACAAGCTCAGGCAGTAGCGATGTCCGGAGATTCGAGAGGTTTGCAGACAGTTCACATGAATTCCTCAAGTTCGTCGAGGTCGGTGGAACCCCCTGGAAGTACACGTTCTTCAACCCTCTCATCGGCCATCTTCTTGCAGGGAAATCTATGAAGTACCACGCAGTTCACATGAATTCCTCAAGGGGTTTATATCTTGGCTTCATGCTGCGGCTCTCTGAAAGCACTGACATACTCGGCGTCATCATCAGGTGCTTGCAGTCAGTCACGCCGCGGTTGAAGCCTACCGCAGAATGTGTCAAGAGAGAGCTCATTCAGCTGCCTACGCAAGATTTCTCCTGGTTGCCGTATGGTCTCCATACCAAAAATGAGTACTGGAACAACGTCCACTGCAGTTTGACTCAGTGGTATCGTCCAAACCCTCTTTGTTGCAACGAGCACAAGAACAACAACAACTTGATCACCTCCTCTGTTATTGGTAGCACATTTCCGGAGGAGGTTATTGTGGTACACCTGCACTGCAGTGCCAGGTCTCGGTATCTTATTATCGTCAATTCGTCAGGACAAAACTAA
- the LOC109939223 gene encoding uncharacterized protein isoform X3: MGKQAAALGFQAFFCGLLMAAMVCSAVVSETVSKIVSSLLAKDDGKSSAAENIERLEMAHIKMESALHMAEKWQVTDVPLLRWRSKLKRAAEECDGALRRCKQRALEEEEIRQSSFPKRIAHATKSFISSFPAAGASRDETSSGSSDVRRFEREIYEVPRSSHEFLKGFISWLHAAAL; the protein is encoded by the exons ATGGGGAAGCAGGCCGCGGCTTTGGGCTTCCAG GCTTTTTTCTGCGGATTGTTGATGGCGGCGATGGTGTGCTCTGCTGTCGTTAGCGAAACAGTGAGTAAGATCGTCTCAAGCCTCCTCGCTAAGGATGATGGCAAGTCCAGTGCAGCAGAAAACATAGAAAGGCTGGAGATGGCACACATCAAGATGGAGTCCGCGCTGCACATGGCTGAAAAATGGCAGGTCACTGATGTGCCGCTGCTAAGGTGGCGGAGCAAGCTGAAGCGCGCCGCAGAGGAGTGTGACGGCGCTCTGCGGAGGTGCAAGCAGCGCGCCCTGGAAGAGGAAGAGATCCGGCAGTCCTCGTTTCCCAAACGGATTGCTCATGCTACCAAGTCATTTATCTCGTCTTTCCCCGCCGCCGGCGCTAGCAGAGATGAGACAAGCTCAGGCAGTAGCGATGTCCGGAGATTCGAGAG GGAAATCTATGAAGTACCACGCAGTTCACATGAATTCCTCAAGGGGTTTATATCTTGGCTTCATGCTGCGGCTCTCTGA